Proteins from a genomic interval of Yoonia sp. GPGPB17:
- a CDS encoding HlyD family efflux transporter periplasmic adaptor subunit, giving the protein MRPLWRRASGSVLSQSYGRVYGFDSIEVTVSLSAEELALLDRVAGTPATVTARVLGKPVTLQGSVTRIEGEVNRATRLTQIIVGLDPAVVRDVGLQPGTFVTVAFDGPEIENVAEVPNAALQENDQVWLLDGDQLFLTEDLRVILRGRDTTLVTGLEDGARIALGTIASAANGMRIRAEAVAGPDIHSASLSEGDAE; this is encoded by the coding sequence TTGAGACCTCTCTGGCGGCGGGCCAGCGGGTCAGTGCTTAGCCAGTCCTATGGCCGGGTCTACGGCTTTGACAGTATTGAGGTGACTGTCTCGCTGTCGGCGGAAGAACTCGCGTTGTTGGACCGCGTCGCGGGCACGCCCGCGACGGTGACGGCCCGGGTCTTGGGCAAACCCGTGACATTGCAGGGCAGCGTTACCCGGATCGAGGGCGAGGTGAACCGCGCTACGCGCCTGACGCAGATCATCGTCGGGTTGGACCCCGCCGTTGTGCGGGACGTGGGCCTGCAACCAGGGACTTTTGTCACTGTGGCCTTTGACGGACCCGAGATAGAAAACGTGGCCGAGGTCCCAAACGCCGCGCTGCAGGAAAATGATCAGGTCTGGCTTTTGGATGGTGATCAACTGTTCTTAACCGAAGATCTGCGCGTGATCCTGCGCGGACGCGACACTACTCTTGTCACCGGCCTCGAAGACGGCGCGCGCATCGCGCTCGGCACCATCGCCAGCGCCGCAAACGGCATGCGTATCCGGGCCGAGGCAGTTGCTGGCCCGGACATCCATTCCGCCAGCCTCAGCGAAGGAGACGCAGAATGA